From Andrena cerasifolii isolate SP2316 chromosome 12, iyAndCera1_principal, whole genome shotgun sequence, a single genomic window includes:
- the LOC143375548 gene encoding major royal jelly protein 1, producing the protein MKSPTILLLLVAMATCHEPFQVIFQWNTINVVWPSEEEHEYAVAHGSYIPANNFISGVKLWKGKMYLTMPRWWDGVPVALAVTSATPVDRVTAPNLTAFPSWEMQKVGDCTAFQYVQSMEVDPMGRMWVIDSGRVAPMAIETKPGCPPRLAILDLEKNGEVLLSYEFPQHVARHETAYLNDIVLDHEDGGLAYITDSDREDPGIIVYSLRNNTSWKIRHDSMKAKPEAVRFMVAKTPVNVPIPVDGIALLPASSNNRHIYYSPLSSFDVYSLPTHALKSNSSNVDLHVQELGAKNSQTDGMMMSSTGVLYFGLLADDAVAMWNTKTTVSLTTGQRVISRDHERMQWPDTFAFDEEGNFYCVTNSLQNVLNNRVNVSQPNYRVVRSKIGVKSYQYMEDGSAPEQPEIPASSANRISLVVATGIAVLLTLVAQ; encoded by the coding sequence ATGAAGAGCCCGACGATTCTACTGCTCCTGGTGGCCATGGCCACCTGCCACGAGCCCTTCCAAGTGATCTTCCAGTGGAACACCATCAACGTGGTGTGGCCCTCCGAAGAGGAGCACGAGTACGCGGTTGCCCACGGCAGTTACATCCCGGCGAACAACTTCATATCTGGCGTGAAGCTCTGGAAGGGTAAGATGTACCTGACGATGCCGCGCTGGTGGGACGGCGTCCCGGTGGCGCTGGCGGTGACGTCTGCCACCCCGGTGGACCGCGTCACTGCTCCCAACCTGACGGCGTTCCCCAGCTGGGAGATGCAGAAGGTGGGCGACTGCACCGCCTTCCAGTACGTGCAGAGCATGGAGGTGGACCCCATGGGGCGTATGTGGGTGATCGACTCCGGTCGAGTCGCGCCGATGGCGATCGAGACGAAGCCCGGCTGCCCGCCACGGCTGGCCATCCTGGACCTGGAGAAGAACGGCGAGGTGCTGCTGTCCTACGAGTTCCCACAGCACGTGGCCCGCCACGAGACCGCCTACTTGAACGACATCGTGCTGGACCACGAGGACGGCGGCCTGGCGTACATCACCGACAGCGACCGCGAGGACCCGGGCATCATCGTCTACTCCCTGCGGAACAACACCTCCTGGAAGATCCGTCACGACTCGATGAAAGCGAAGCCGGAGGCTGTCAGGTTCATGGTCGCCAAGACACCCGTGAACGTGCCGATACCGGTGGACGGGATCGCTCTGCTGCCTGCCAGCAGCAACAACAGGCATATCTACTATTCGCCTCTGTCGTCGTTCGACGTGTACTCCCTGCCGACGCACGCGCTCAAGAGCAACTCGAGCAACGTCGACCTGCACGTGCAGGAGCTGGGCGCCAAGAACTCGCAGACCGACGGCATGATGATGTCCTCCACCGGCGTCCTGTACTTCGGCCTGCTGGCCGACGACGCAGTGGCCATGTGGAACACGAAGACCACCGTCTCGCTCACCACCGGGCAGAGGGTCATCTCCAGGGACCACGAGAGGATGCAGTGGCCGGACACGTTCGCGTTCGACGAGGAGGGGAACTTCTACTGCGTCACCAACTCCCTGCAGAACGTGCTGAACAATCGCGTGAACGTCAGCCAACCGAACTACAGGGTGGTCAGGTCGAAGATCGGGGTGAAGAGCTACCAGTACATGGAGGACGGTAGCGCGCCGGAGCAGCCGGAGATACCCGCCTCGTCGGCTAACAGGATCAGCCTCGTTGTGGCCACTGGAATAGCGGTTCTGTTGACCCTCGTCGCGCAGTAA